A stretch of the Lineus longissimus chromosome 12, tnLinLong1.2, whole genome shotgun sequence genome encodes the following:
- the LOC135496498 gene encoding LOW QUALITY PROTEIN: myb/SANT-like DNA-binding domain-containing protein 3 (The sequence of the model RefSeq protein was modified relative to this genomic sequence to represent the inferred CDS: deleted 1 base in 1 codon) has product MSTRHHFSELERSLLIELVDKYKETLEAKKNDYKCIKAKSEAWTKVADNFNSQNGVVKRDVKQLKKCWDNIKSRAKKVLGKDARETKLTGGGKKDTVPNEEAQAIAAILPAQIQSLENEFDDDGDNHTEKDKVRNDTDTDTDESSDVVIPKKSVQRKSTAKAAVTARTSTMSEAQLTVLKMQAEQHVLEVEILRKKSEHMNEEHKRKLEVLDLKHKYWSAKIAKINETP; this is encoded by the exons ATGTCAACCAGGCATCACTTCTCGGAGCTTGAGAGATCACTGCTTATCGAACTGGTAGATAAATATAAAGAAACATTggaa gcaaaaaaaaatgaTTACAAATGTATAAAAGCCAAGAGTGAAGCATGGACAAAAGTGGCTGACAATTTCAATTCTCAAAATGGGGTTGTGAAACGGGATGTCAAACAGTTGAAAAAGTGTTGGGACAATATCAAAAGTCGTGCTAAAAAGGTTCTGGGAAAGGACGCAAGAGAAACCAAATTGACTGGTGGCGGCAAGAAGGACACTGTGCCAAATGAAGAAGCCCAAGCTATTGCAGCTATATTACCAGCTCAAATCCAAAGCCTGGAAAACGAATTTGATGATGACGGCGATAATCACACAGAAAAAG ATAAAGTTCGTAATGATACAGACACCGATACTGATGAGTCCAGTGATGTGGTTATCCCGAAAAAGTCTGTCCAAAGAAAATCTACAGCGAAAGCTGCTGTTACGGCACGTACATCGACGATGTCGGAGGCACAATTGACAGTTCTGAAAATGCAAGCAGAGCAACATGTTTTGGAAGTGGAAATTTTAAGGAAAAAATCCGAACACATGAATGAAGAACACAAACGAAAACTAGAGGTTCTTGACTTGAAGCACAAATACTGGTCAGCTAAGATTGCTAAGATTAATGAAACACCTTAA